Below is a genomic region from Indicator indicator isolate 239-I01 chromosome 2, UM_Iind_1.1, whole genome shotgun sequence.
CACATAATCTTATCTTGCATTCAAAGGGACAATGCATTAGGTCATCTTCATAGATTACCATTATCTGCTTGTTTAAACAGCATGACTTCTATAGCCTTGCAAGCCCGTGATGAATGTTTGATAAATACTTCCGTTGTGGCTGGCTGGCAAACATGCAAAACAGACAAACATTAAGAGCATGTCCATGTTGCTCCTATTTATGGCATTTCTTCACTTCAGAGttaattacaaaaataaaacttaaaaaaaaactaattaTAATGTGGCCTTTCACCAAGAGCAAAAAGAGGGAGAGTTATAACCCAAAGGTAAGTGGCTGATCCTCCACTTCAAATGCATCACAAAGCCAAGGTAATCTCACTAAAAAGTTTGTGCTTCTAagcatggtaaaaaaaaaaaaaaaaccaaccttgGTTGCTGTTTTGGAAGAAAGTGCATTTGTTAACATCCAGAAGACACCACTCAAACCTCAAATACAAATCTCTTCCACCCTGAGCCCCTCAAAAAGGCTGTGCTCACCTTAAGAACAAAGAGCCAGAAAACACACCAGCAAAATTCTACTAGCAGTGTCTCACCTTCAGCAATGTAAGGGTAAAGGCAGCACACGAGGCATTCAGGTAATTATAGCCCAAGATCTACCTAGCAGGAACACTGCAGGGGACATCCCCTCAGTTTAAAGAGAGCTGGAGCCATATTTGTCTTTACAAGCATCAGAGATATTTGCCTAGTACAACAGTTTGCTTTAACTCTAAAATTTAGTTTTCAAGGATATGAGAAGTtagaacaattaaaaaaaaaaaaagtaattaaaaaaccccagatcAATCTCCTTCCTGTTCCTCTTTCCAAGGCACCATCATTGCTCTCTTCCCCACCAAGGGCTGTTGAAATGTGACTGGCACTGTGCAAACCAGCACTTCAAGCTCAGATGCTATCATCTGGAAAGACACGCTACACTTTGGGTTCCTGTTGAATAGGCAAAGTTTAGAGGTACACTCCTCTGCAGAAGCATCCCCtcaaaaaacaggaaaagacaaaaaaaggtcTCCAACCACACTATTGCCCCAATTTATGTATATGGAAATGCTATAGAAACACACCCAGCCAATTTTCAAGTATTACAGCCAATACCtattccatattttttttcaagctcCAGCAGGAAGAGTCTGAAAACTGAGGGTGAAATCTCAGCCCTAACACAATCAGCagaggtttggtttttgttttgttttgttttttttcctccagggaCTGATGGGGCAGATTTCTCCTGCAGCGCTGAGGGAATACACTTTAGTTTTAAACACATTGGAAGCTTCACACGCATTACTTCACGGTTAAAAAATACACATTCCCCTATTACAACCATGACCTAATAATTATTCAGTGGAGATCTCTGGTGGAAATAAGTGCCAGGCACGTGGTTTGTTGGTCAGCTGAATATGTGGACCATTGTGTTAAGTTTCACTCTCAGATACATTTGTGCAGTGTAATCCAAACAGGGTTTAAAGTAACAGACACTGACAAATTAtatttattatcattattaattATATATGTGCAGCAGATTATGATCAGGTCAGGTATTCCAAAGGCAGTTGATCACACAAACATGGGACAACAAAGAACAGGTACTTATTCCTTTTATAGGTGTCTCAGGCCCTCTGTAGCTGTTTCAGCTTCACTGATATGTGACTTTGGTGTGGTAAGAGATCTGAAGCTATTCTTAGACAGTGGCAGAAAGCATGAAGTGGTTTGCTGGCAGGTTGTATACTCCCTGCTATAATGAGAGCAAGTCACTTCATTTATTTCGCTGTTAGCTAAGCAATGAGAAGACTGAAAGCCAAAGCATAAATAACCTGCTCAGACCAGGAACAAGAACAGAGAAGCAACCAGTTGTTATCACCACCAGCCGGCTCTTCCCCATCCCCCTTGAAACAGGCTAGCCACCAGCTtacacagcacagggaggaaaataaagatattaTTTGCCAAATGACATTTCGCACCTCTGCTTTCAAATTAGGTGTTTTCCTGCAGGCAAACACAgtagctttttaaaattaagcacAAAAACCTCCATGGGTTCATGAGGCTCCCACTGCTGGGGCacaaaggcagaagaggaaggGCAGGATGAAGACATTACCACTAGATATCGGCCAGGGAGACAAAGACAACTCCTCCTGTGTTAAGATCTGTTGAAATGCACTGGTATAGAtgcttcaatttttattttctgtagatTTAATTTAACTTGGAAATTAGATAATCAATTCTAAACCTAAACATTAAATTCTGGGTAAAAATAATACTCTTCACCTGAACGCAAATGGATTTCCCGTTTCCTGTTTCTGAGTACCACTACCAAACTCAAGCACACAAACCCCCAAGGCTCCAGGGCACTTTCACTATAAACTGAGATGCTCAGGGaaggcagagatgctgcagtgttGGGTTTGCCAGAGGGGAAGGGGCACAACTGCACCAAGTAGGGCCAGGGCTGCTGACATCCAGCCTGGGGCCGCACTCACCATGCTCTCCCTCCCCAAATTCAGCAACAGCTTTGCTATCAGCCTGAAGCAAAAGGGACACTGGACTCAACACCACTTTTCCCTCATCTCTTTCCCAATactaagaaaataataaaaagcatcCACAAAAAAAGGAAGCCTTTAGGTTTCACCAAGCATGCAATACCACAGTCTAGTACAAAGCTGTGGGGAAACACagaataatttaggttggaaaagacctttaagatcatccagtctaacctatTTCCTATGTGGTACACAGactgagcagcagcttcagccctgACAGCTTAGGCTGCTAGAGGCcatgcagcagcactgtgaaatACATGTTTgatatttgttttttttatttaaatagagGGGTTATGCCTGTCTCAGGCACTGTTGTACCTTGTGAACAAAGAAATAAGCAaatcttttcttctgaagagcTTAAATCAAAATTATGCAAATGTTCCCTGTTAaaggaagcagcaaaaaaagGCAGGGATAGGAAAGAAGAACAGAGGTCTTAATATCTACCCATGCCATACACACAATCCCCATACTCTCTTATCACATTGCTAGTCTACATATTGGTCTGTTTTAAATCAGGCCACCTCCTTTTAACTTGATCCTAACAGGGTGCACCATACATACATTTATCTATAGATCACAGACCAGCCTTTGGAAACAGCACAAAGTTTCTCTGTTGCTTAGAACAGATTTGGGCACCTAAAACCTAAATGCATGTAAGGCTACGTCGCTACCCCCAGCGGGCTGTAAGCCAAAGCTGTAACTCAACCCTCGGCTTTGCCGATCGGATTCGCCCCACAACACGACACCGTGCCACAAAAACAGCAACGGGGCCACGGGCTGACAGGCAGCACCAAACATGGAGAAGGTGGCACCAGATCAGGGGGACATAAACTTGGACAGCCAGGCTAGCAACCAGTGTTTGCAAACACAACACGGGGGATCAGATGGGCCAGCAATAAATTAGGACTGGATTGCAGCGAGCAGGAGAAATCGCTCAAAATAACAGAGGCAAAGAGGGCTCCCCAGCTACCCCCTGTTTCATTTCAGTGCCTGAATCCAGGCGCACACACAGGccagctcctgagctgctgaagcATAACGGAAAAAACTAGTGAAACTAAGTAACGGGGGCTTCTAGCTCCACTCCTGCAGCTCAGAAACTTAGCCATGGCCGCCTTAAACGCTGCTTTATCCTGCACTCGACTCCAGTTGACCTCAGTTTGAGCCCCACCTCAGAGGGGAGACGAATTAAGGTGATCGGGGGGAGTTCCTCACTACAAACTTCTCCATGTGAGGTCTGCTCTGGCCCAGCTCATCACGACATTCAAAAAGCAAAGGATTTGGGCTTCCTCTGCCTTTCAGTACACTTCCAGATCTGCTGGTTGGAGAGGGGACTTCTGCTAAGCAGGTCTTTGAGACAGATGCTAACCTTTCTCAGTGGCTGAAAATGAAAAACGGCCCAAGCAATCCCACAAGCATTCAGTTAAACCAAGCCCAGCACACAGGGGTGGCAGCCAGCATGGGGAAGGTGAGAGAAGGGGCTGCCCATGACCTTCCCAGCCCCATCTCAGTCAAAATCttacttcagatactggaaaagcTGCCAGTCTAAGGTCCACAGAAGCTTTGGCATTTtcagagagacaggaaaaacaCCCTCAGCATCCCACTTTTCTAAAGATAGGAAGGCTTCTAGACTACAACCATGCATCTTGTTGCAAGGGCTGTACAAGAGAATAAGTAACACCAGAAATGCAGGACTTCAGCAGTAATCTCACTCTGCAGAgcacctcttctccctcttttacAGGTGAAGGGCACCATCATGATCCAAAATACTCAATAAAAGCACACTGGAAACCTGCAGCAAGCATCAAAGCAAGTTCAGCATGACCATACACTTGCTGGGAGCAAGCAGAAAGTTCAGTGCAGTGTTAAGCTTCCACAAGACACAGCTCCTTTAGGAGCATTAGCGATGAAGCTAAACAGAGAAAGGGGATAAACTATCAATCTAATCCATTCTCCTGCCATCTCGTAAGTTGTACAGGAAAATTAAGTTAATTAAGCACATACAGTATGAGCTAAGCAACAAATCCTTCCATAGCTTCTCAGTGCAACGGCCAGTCTCTGCCAGCCACTCCTCTGAATGGTATAAACACACAGGGGAAAAGGAAATTCAATCTAGAGAGCAGCACTGTTATAAACAGGGGGTACAGAATAAAGCTAAGCAAGGGAAATTTCCTTGGATGCTGCCTGAATTGATGGAGCTTCTTTCCCCCAAAAGATTAAAGGGATAGAGCAAACACCCCATTAAAAGAGGAGTCCTTACAGGAAAACCATATACACAGATTAGCATGCACACCATAAACACAACACTTTCACATCACATTTTAGATAAAGTATCTCCCTCTGTCCACTATAGTGACCCCATACCACCAAATCAAGGGCTGATTGCTCCTCAAGTTTTGCTGACTGGTCCATGATGCAATGCCTCAGGCCAAGTGGCCTCCCTCATCTTTCCACCTCACTTCTACTCTTCCACTGCCCATCTCCAGCACCTATGAGTTCAGTTTTATATGGACTAAAATAAGACTGCTAAGTAAAGGTCAGTCTGAGAACCTAAAAGAGAAGTGTATCCTCCCAGACCTCTGCCCCTTGGGTTATAAATACTCAGAGTAAGCACTGGGGGAAATTCTTTGTCTGCACAGACAGATACCAGGAAGCatatttcctcctccttccagtTCCCACTCCCTCCAATACAAAAGGAGAACAGTCAGAGAAAAGTAGGCATCTCCCTGCCATTGGCTCTATGATTTGTCCATAGAAGACACTCACTTTGACATTGGTGGCTTGAGGCATGCAGGCCTCTAGAGATAAACAGGCACTTTCAAAGTTCAGCCATGAGTCAGGCTGACACTGGAGTACAACCACTGCAAAGTGAATCATGAGACTGTGGGCAAAAGAGAAGATTACCTTTTAGGACTAGAGGTTCCTTGCCTTCTCGCTTGAGTGACTCCAACACTATGTGGAGTGGCTGGGAAGGCATTACTCTGCTTGGCTCATTGGTATTCTCATCATAAACTACGATTTCTTTGGAAAAGATTCTCTTGAAGGAGTCCTTGCCTTCACGGcaggagatcaagtccaagacCGTGatcttgccctgctggagccTTCTCCGGCTGATCTTGTCAGAACAGTTAATGTGGACAGCCCCTTGAATGTGGCTCTTATTATACTCCATGAACGGCCTGCAGTCAATGATGACAGGCCCTTGATTCTGTTGGTGGCTCTTACTGCATTTGGTCATCTTCTTTGCCAGATCATTGGGGTAAATGATTTTGATGCTAGCGAGTTGCTTGGGGGTGCCTGAGACTGGACTCCCCACTCCACCCAGCGGGCTCAAGCTGCCAGCGTTCTCATTGCTGTTGACCATTTGGTTGGCAgggcaggtggtggaggctccggcgatggtgctgctggtgctcaCTTGAGTTTGGGCCTGAGTGTCCTTGTCGTACGTTGCCACAGTGCAGCAACTGGCACTGCTGCATCCACAACTCAGGGAGCGTGCAGAGCTGTTAGATGAGGGCATATACGTGAGATTAGCAGTCTTTAGGGACACGATAGCTGTGCTGAGCAGACTGGAGTTGCTCCCACCGGCAGAAGAGGCAGATTCAAGATAACTAGAGTCTAAACAAAGGTTGAGATCCTGAGGTCTCACCGGCCTCGAAAGTGCCACTACTACCCTGTCGTCTAAAGGAGATGGAGGCATGAGGAGGCTGAGCACTAGCAAGTTATGAAGAACTCAAGATCaccctgcaaaagaaaaaagggagagggaaccaaaagaagaaaaaggtcaTAAAAACAGACGACGAAATCACATAAGTCTACAGATACAGTAACTCACTTCAACACCCATCATCCACAGATAACAACCTAACAAACCCTTCAGACAGTTATCAGCTCGCAGTAGTTCCCAAAAAACCTTTTCCAATCCCACAGCAAATACCTCAGCTATCTGCACATGCACACATGGCACGCTGGCTACACGCGACTAGCCTGGACTGCACAGCTACACCCAGGAGGAGGCATTTCTCCACATGCAGATGGTGCTGAGCTATTCTGAAACCCCAGGCTGCAAGGCATGCAGCTGATAATGACAGAGTGGCACGTTCTCTTGATCCTGTTGCTTACTGCAAGGGAGGCAGTCACTGAGCTGACTCTACTACTGGGAGGAACACACAAGAGCTCAATGTGTCAGTGGTGATATGCAACTTTTCCAGCAAGCTGGAATAAAATTAGCTTGTGAATAAGTTCTCTGAGGCAGTTACAAACTCGAACATGTAAATCTAAGCAAAAATTACCcaggagaaaaacaggaaaattaaGTTCTGGAcaccttaaaagaaaaaaaaaaaaaaaaaaaaagcacgtGCCTTATGCCTTTATCTCCCACTTGGGATAATTCAGCCCAAATTATGCCCCCCAACTCCAGGcctgggaaggctgctgttctccagcagcaccagagacagaattttcttccttcccaacACATTTCACATCTTCGAGAAACTGGGGTCCCTCCACCGCAGCCAAGGTAACAGCCTGCCCAACCTTTGCTTGACATCTGCCATCGGACAGCACACGGGATTAGAAATTGCCCCTTTCCCCTCAGGAGGGATGGAAGACAACACTACAACCTAAGAAAGTCCAGACAAtgcctccccttccccagcagccccGTGAGCAGCCGCGGCACTGGCTAGGGAACACATCCTAGCAGCAACTTCAGCAACTCCACCAAAAGCGCTTGCAGCACCGGTTCGGCTCCCCATCCAGCACCGCACCAGGCCCGTTGATAAGAGGCACGGAGATGCCCCATACCAAATAGTAACACCTCCTCCCGGGGCGACCCGGAGGACACAGCCACCCCCCGATCCCACCAGTCACCGCTTTGCGGAGCAAACTCGCTGACATCTCCGGAGCCAGGAAAGATGCTACGACCTACTCGCCCGAGGGACAGCGGAGGTCCCGCAGCCGGGCGGAGAAACTCCGGCTGCGGCGGCTCCTCACCCAGGAGGTTTCGCAGcccatttttgttttcccaaacCTCCACTCGCCCTTTTGGCTGTTTGGAAAAGAAGGATAAAGAAGCCCTGAGCATCTTCGCCTGATGCAATGAAAAATGAGAGGAATATCCCACCTCCCCTAGCCAGAGGCGGGCGAAACAcggagagaaaaggaagcacAAGAAAAGTGGGAAACTGAAGTTTTACCCCCGAGCTCAGAGAAACGGGGCTGCTGCCACTGGCACGGCGGGTTGAGCCGAGCcgggccgagccgagccgagccgagccggtGCTTCCCGCCGCCGCAGCCCTAAGCGGGCTCCCGCTCTCCCGGCGTCCCGAACGGCACCGCTCACGTTCCCCGCCTTCCAACACTCACCGGCGCGTCCCGGCACGGTGCCTGGCGGCGATGGCCGCTGCGTCTCGCACTCGCTGCTGGTGCTGCCGCCGTTTCTGCCCCGCCACTGGCCGGCCGCTCGCCCGCACCGCTTGCACCATCCTCATTACTTTCTCTTTTCGCTACCGCGTAAATGTACGGCCAGGCGCGGGGCGGGGCGCGCGCCGGCGGGCCGTCCCCAGACTGGCCAATGGCGaagcggcggcgggcggggagGCGGGGAAAGAGGCGTGGCCATCCGGCGGGGCACCGGGGCCGTGATGTCATCGACAGCCAATCGGGAAAGTGCGGCGCCGACACACGCCGCGGGGCCTGCAGCTGCTCGCCCGTTGACAAGGCAGAGGCGGGGGGGCGGGCAGGGCGGGCTGCGCGAGCCAACTCTTCCCTCTCCCGCCTTTTACTCCCCACCCGCCCCCTCGGAGCAAAGCGCCCCCTGCAGGACGGGGTTGAGCGCCTGGGGGACCTGGGTAAGGAGCTGGCTGGTCCTGCTGGTGCAGCCCGCATGCGGAAACAAacgtcacagaatcacagagtggtaggagttggaagggtcctccggagatctagtccaacccccctgccagagcaggttcacctagagcaggttgtacaggaacacgtccaggttggttttgaatgactccagagatgaagaatccacaacctctctgggcagcctgttccacggCTCTGCACTCTCAGAGACGTTCCtattcatgtttagatggagcttcctatgttcaagtttctgGACGTTacttcttgtcttgtcactgggcaccaccgaaaaaaaactggccccatccttctgacacccaccctttaaacATTTATAAGCATTGACAAGATCCTCTCTCAACGTTttctaggctaaaaagcccccAGGGCCTTTCTTCATacaagagatgttccagtcccctaattatcgctgtagccctttgctgcactctttcaggcagttccctgtccttcttgaacaaGGGAGCCCATAGTCAGTCCCAAGTCAGTCCTTCCAGCAGGAAAAGCCACAACATCCCAGTAACCCCTGGCCTGCTACCTCTTGGGCCACACCACTGTGTCAGGGAGCTGCACTTCAGAGGGGCATGCTGAACTTCAGAGGGGTGTGCTGCAcctcagagggctgtgctgcacctcagagggctgtgctgcacttCAGAGGGGTGTGCTGCAcctcagagggctgtgctgcacttcagagggctgtgctgcacctcagagggctgtgctgcacctcagagggctgtgctgcacttCAGAGGGGTGTGCTGCAcctcagagggctgtgctgcacctcagagggctgtgctgcacttCAGAGGGGTGTGCTGCAcctcagagggctgtgctgcacttcagagggctgtgctgcacctcagagggctgtgctgcacctCAGAGGGGTGTGCTGCACCTCAGAGGGATGTGCTGCACCTCAGAGGGCTGTGCTACACCTCAGAGGGGTGTGCTGCACCTCAGAGGGGTGTGCTGCACttcagagggctgtgctgcacctCAGAGGGGTGTGCACTCAGTGTGCTGCACCTCAGAGGGTGTGCTGCACTTCAGAGGGGTGTGCACTCAGGCTGTCACCTCAGAGGGGTGTGCTGCACCTCAGAGGGTGCTGCACTTCAGAGGGGTGCTGCACTCAGGGTGCTGCACCTCAGAGGGGTGTGCTGCAcctcagagggctgtgctgcacttCAGAGGGGTGTGCTGCACTTCAGAGGGGTGTGCTGCACCTCAGAGGGGTGTGCTGCACttcagagggctgtgctgcacctcagagggctgtgctgcacctcagagggctgtgctgcctcctTCAtcaccaccccccaccacccccagccccacaaaATGCCTTTCCTGCTCCTGGAGTTTTGGGGCAGCAGGGCCTGCTCTCCTGAGCGCCCACAACAAGCAGTTTGATGATGTACAACTGGTGTCAAATCAAGCAGGCTGCTTTTCAAATACTTTGCCAAGCAATTTTATTCTTAACAAAAAGAAGCCTGTACAAGATATTTTTGTGTAGAAAACCACTAACTTCCCCACACAGCAGCTACAAAACTTGGGGAGGGCAGAAGATATCCCCTGTCCACAGCTCAGAGACTGCTAGGTCTGTAGGTCTCCACATGCCTGACCTTAGAGTTAagaattaatcatagaatcatggaattcttTTGTTGAAAGGGTCCTTTAAAGGTCTTCTAGGCCAATCcccatgcagagagcagagacatcttcaactggatcaggttgctccgagccccatccaacctgaccttgaatgtttccagggatggggcatctaccacttctctggacagcttgtgccagtgtttcaccaccttcgcTGTGAAACTTCATTTCTTT
It encodes:
- the DUSP10 gene encoding dual specificity protein phosphatase 10, whose translation is MPPSPLDDRVVVALSRPVRPQDLNLCLDSSYLESASSAGGSNSSLLSTAIVSLKTANLTYMPSSNSSARSLSCGCSSASCCTVATYDKDTQAQTQVSTSSTIAGASTTCPANQMVNSNENAGSLSPLGGVGSPVSGTPKQLASIKIIYPNDLAKKMTKCSKSHQQNQGPVIIDCRPFMEYNKSHIQGAVHINCSDKISRRRLQQGKITVLDLISCREGKDSFKRIFSKEIVVYDENTNEPSRVMPSQPLHIVLESLKREGKEPLVLKGGLSGFKQNHENLCDNSLQLQECPEGGGGGGASAVPPTLPQSIPTTPDIENAELTPILPFLFLGNEHDAQDLEKMQRMNIGYVINVTTHLPLYHYEKGMFNYKRLPATDSNKQNLRQYFEEAFEFIEEAHQCGKGLLIHCQAGVSRSATIVIAYLMKHTRMTMTDAYKFVKGKRPIISPNLNFMGQLLEFEEDLNNGVTPRILTPKLIGVETVV